The following proteins are encoded in a genomic region of Ananas comosus cultivar F153 linkage group 25, ASM154086v1, whole genome shotgun sequence:
- the LOC109728989 gene encoding ubiquitin-like-specific protease ESD4 produces the protein MAFVSSDVINAYQNLLKEAEGDKCIYTTSFLYQTLGTAMSPEMFLVDITQERINEAKYWFIPLFDFEHWHLLAVDLQGGKYLHLSSIKNPKYNAGFEKACKFIGNYLQEHFSDLFGRRGTRPVDWEMINLEDIPMQDQSNDCAIFLLAYEEYLQKGRNLDFCQKDMTRRRGEIAAEFLRLFDT, from the exons ATGGCCTTCGTCAGCTCCGATGTTATTAACGCCTACCAGAATTTACTCAAGGAGGCGGAAGGGGACAAGTGCATATACACGACGTCATTCCTTTATCAGACCCTAGGGACTGCAATGAGCCCCGAGATGTTTTTGGTCGACATCACCCAGGAGAGGATCAATGAGGCGAAATACTGGTTCATCCCGCTCTTCGACTTCGAACACTGGCATTTGCTGGCTGTTGATCTCCAAGGCGGGAAGTACCTCCACTTATCATCCATTAAAAACCCTAAATACAACGCGGGGTTTGAAAAAGCA TGTAAATTCATAGGAAATTATTTACAAGAACATTTTTCTGATTTGTTTGGGCGCCGCGGTACCCGTCCCGTCGACTGGGAGATGATCAATCTGGAAGATATCCCCATGCAAGATCAGTCAAATGACTGCGCAATCTTCCTGTTAGCATACGAGGAATACTTGCAGAAGGGGAGGAATTTGGACTTCTGCCAGAAGGATATGACGAGGAGACGCGGCGAGATAGCAGCAGAATTCTTGCGTCTTTTTGACACGTAA